A DNA window from Leptolyngbya sp. KIOST-1 contains the following coding sequences:
- a CDS encoding inositol monophosphatase family protein, whose amino-acid sequence MQSFWNEVLAFAEATTATVGERLMAEFGQVQADLKADGSLVTRCDRWSDDTLRAAIREAFPDHGVLSEEVEHIFPAADWCWIIDPIDGTTNFTRGIPVWGISLGLLYRGTPVFGYVAMPPLGQSFYGYWPGASGLDMPSGAFCNGRPIHTSQAAPDKTQFFSLCARSTAVLEKPFPCKIRMLGSAAYNLLLVGAGWAVGAVEATPKIWDVAAVWAIVQAAGATWVPLDDTAPFPLAVGQDYSRRPYPTLAVAQAKLTETFRPLVEVVVR is encoded by the coding sequence ATGCAGAGCTTTTGGAACGAGGTACTGGCCTTTGCCGAGGCCACCACGGCCACCGTGGGCGAACGGCTGATGGCGGAATTTGGCCAGGTGCAGGCCGATCTGAAGGCGGATGGAAGTTTGGTGACAAGGTGCGATCGCTGGTCTGACGACACCCTGCGGGCCGCTATCCGTGAGGCCTTCCCCGACCACGGCGTGCTCAGCGAAGAGGTGGAGCACATCTTCCCCGCCGCCGACTGGTGCTGGATCATCGACCCCATCGATGGCACCACCAACTTCACCCGAGGCATTCCGGTGTGGGGCATTTCCCTGGGGTTGCTGTACCGGGGCACGCCGGTATTTGGCTACGTGGCGATGCCGCCCCTGGGGCAGTCTTTCTACGGCTACTGGCCGGGGGCAAGTGGGCTGGATATGCCCAGTGGTGCCTTCTGCAACGGTCGGCCTATCCACACCAGCCAGGCGGCCCCCGACAAGACCCAGTTCTTCAGCCTCTGCGCCCGCAGCACGGCGGTGCTGGAAAAGCCCTTTCCCTGCAAAATTCGCATGCTGGGCTCCGCCGCCTACAACCTGCTGCTGGTGGGGGCGGGCTGGGCGGTGGGGGCCGTGGAGGCGACGCCCAAGATCTGGGACGTGGCGGCGGTGTGGGCGATTGTGCAGGCCGCCGGGGCCACCTGGGTGCCCCTGGACGATACCGCCCCCTTTCCCCTGGCGGTGGGCCAGGACTACAGCCGCCGCCCCTACCCCACCCTGGCCGTGGCCCAGGCAAAGCTAACGGAAACCTTTCGACCCCTGGTGGAGGTCGTGGTTCGGTGA
- a CDS encoding class I SAM-dependent methyltransferase has translation MSAGIDYQTITAHQQETWATGNFHEIARQNTSMAIALCEAVDPHPCDRGLDVACGSGTAALVAARRYCEMTGIDYVPALIERARQRAAAEGFEIDFDLADAQALPFAEASFDFVLSVYGVQFAPDQEQAARELLRVCRPGGKIGLASPMPQGWSFDFFSALARYRPPPPGLSSPLRWGTEQGLEALLGEGCHAIASEQRTSVLYFRSVDHATEVFLTYFGPAIRASQGSATAAQEHLRDDLRAVFSRYNRATDGTAAMENQFLLTMAYRE, from the coding sequence ATGAGCGCTGGGATTGACTACCAGACAATTACGGCTCACCAGCAGGAGACCTGGGCCACGGGCAACTTCCACGAGATTGCCCGCCAGAATACGTCCATGGCGATCGCTCTCTGCGAGGCGGTGGACCCCCATCCCTGCGATCGCGGCCTGGATGTGGCCTGCGGCAGCGGCACCGCCGCCCTGGTCGCCGCCCGCCGCTACTGCGAGATGACCGGCATTGACTACGTGCCCGCCCTGATCGAGCGGGCTAGGCAGCGGGCCGCCGCCGAGGGGTTTGAGATCGACTTTGACCTTGCCGATGCCCAGGCGCTGCCCTTTGCCGAGGCCAGCTTCGACTTTGTGCTGTCGGTGTATGGGGTACAGTTTGCCCCCGACCAGGAGCAGGCCGCCCGAGAACTGCTGCGGGTCTGTCGCCCCGGGGGCAAAATTGGCCTTGCCTCTCCCATGCCCCAGGGCTGGAGCTTTGACTTTTTCAGCGCCCTGGCCCGGTATCGGCCCCCGCCCCCCGGCCTCAGCTCGCCCCTGCGCTGGGGTACCGAGCAGGGCCTGGAGGCGCTGCTGGGGGAGGGCTGCCATGCCATCGCCAGCGAACAGCGCACCTCGGTGCTGTATTTCCGGTCGGTAGACCACGCCACCGAGGTGTTTTTGACCTACTTTGGACCTGCCATTCGCGCCTCCCAGGGCTCAGCCACGGCGGCGCAGGAACACCTGCGCGACGACCTGCGGGCGGTGTTTAGCCGCTACAACCGGGCCACGGACGGAACCGCCGCGATGGAAAACCAGTTTTTGCTGACGATGGCTTACAGGGAATGA
- a CDS encoding thylakoid membrane photosystem I accumulation factor, translating into MLRWLSTLLFPTIPLPTSRLFTSRVRLGGWLGVVFLSLTLWLSLGGQPTALAGLTDDNYDGNIFALYAGNGSLVPPKVSLEQSLRYGKPAIAVIYVDDSSDCKKFSSVISQLQAPYGRVANFVPVMADAIPVKASYEPNEPGYYFRNAVPQTLVFNAQGDLMFNEVGIVSYEAIDDVMREMFDLLPRSESVELRRRPINEVNTELVPES; encoded by the coding sequence ATGCTGCGCTGGCTTTCAACCCTGCTTTTCCCGACCATCCCTCTGCCAACCTCTCGTCTATTTACTTCCAGGGTGCGCCTGGGCGGGTGGCTTGGGGTGGTCTTCCTCAGCCTGACGCTGTGGCTGAGCCTGGGGGGGCAGCCCACCGCCCTGGCGGGGCTCACCGACGACAACTACGACGGCAACATCTTTGCCCTCTACGCGGGCAATGGGTCGCTGGTGCCCCCCAAGGTGAGCCTGGAGCAGTCGCTCAGGTACGGAAAACCCGCGATCGCGGTAATCTACGTCGATGACAGCAGCGACTGCAAGAAATTTTCGTCGGTGATTTCCCAGCTCCAGGCCCCCTACGGGCGAGTGGCCAACTTTGTCCCGGTCATGGCCGACGCGATTCCGGTCAAGGCCAGCTACGAGCCCAACGAACCGGGCTACTACTTCCGCAATGCCGTGCCCCAAACCCTGGTATTCAACGCCCAGGGCGACCTGATGTTTAACGAGGTCGGGATTGTCTCCTACGAGGCGATCGATGACGTGATGCGCGAAATGTTTGACCTGCTGCCCCGCAGCGAGTCGGTCGAACTGCGCCGTCGCCCCATCAACGAGGTGAATACCGAACTGGTACCCGAGTCGTAG
- the ychF gene encoding redox-regulated ATPase YchF encodes MLRAGIVGLPNVGKSTLFNAVVANAKAQAANFPFCTIEPNVGVVAVPDGRLQVLADLSSSAEVVPARVEFVDIAGLVQGASQGEGLGNQFLANIREVDAIVHVVRCFDDDDIIHVSGSVDPARDIEVINLELALADLAQLERRVDRVRKLARADKEAQAELAILEKILPVLNEGKTARQVELDEEAEAIIKPLGLLTRKPVIYATNVSEDDLASGNPWVDQVRALAAAEDAQVVVISAQVESELVELDDAERKDFLEALGVEEGGLKTLIRATYELLGLRTYFTTGPKETRAWTIKAGMVAPQAAGVIHTDFERGFIRAETVAYNDLVAAGSMATAKDKGQVRSEGKEYVVQEGDVMLFRFNV; translated from the coding sequence ATGTTACGAGCTGGCATTGTTGGGCTTCCCAACGTTGGCAAATCAACCCTGTTCAACGCCGTGGTGGCCAACGCCAAGGCCCAGGCCGCCAACTTCCCCTTTTGCACCATCGAACCCAACGTCGGGGTGGTGGCGGTGCCCGATGGCCGCCTCCAGGTACTGGCCGATCTCTCCAGCTCCGCTGAGGTGGTACCGGCTCGGGTCGAGTTTGTCGACATTGCGGGCCTGGTGCAGGGGGCCAGCCAGGGCGAGGGGCTGGGCAACCAGTTTTTGGCCAACATTCGCGAAGTCGATGCGATCGTCCACGTGGTGCGCTGCTTCGATGACGACGACATCATCCACGTCTCCGGGTCGGTCGATCCGGCGCGGGACATCGAGGTGATCAACCTGGAGCTGGCCCTGGCCGACCTGGCCCAGCTGGAGCGCCGGGTCGACCGGGTTCGCAAGCTGGCCCGCGCCGACAAAGAGGCCCAGGCCGAGCTGGCAATCCTCGAAAAAATTCTGCCGGTGCTCAACGAGGGCAAGACCGCCCGCCAGGTGGAGCTAGACGAGGAGGCCGAGGCGATCATCAAGCCCCTGGGGCTGCTTACCCGAAAGCCCGTCATCTACGCCACCAATGTCTCTGAGGACGACCTGGCCAGCGGCAACCCCTGGGTCGATCAGGTGCGCGCCCTGGCGGCGGCAGAGGACGCTCAGGTGGTGGTAATTTCAGCCCAGGTGGAGTCGGAGCTGGTGGAGCTAGACGACGCCGAGCGCAAAGATTTTCTCGAAGCCCTGGGGGTAGAGGAGGGCGGCCTCAAGACCCTGATTCGCGCCACCTACGAGCTGCTGGGCCTGCGGACCTACTTCACCACCGGCCCGAAGGAAACCCGCGCCTGGACCATCAAGGCGGGCATGGTGGCCCCCCAGGCCGCCGGGGTGATTCACACCGACTTTGAGCGGGGCTTTATTCGGGCCGAAACCGTGGCCTATAACGACCTGGTGGCGGCGGGTTCGATGGCTACGGCCAAGGACAAGGGCCAGGTGCGCAGCGAAGGTAAAGAATACGTGGTGCAGGAGGGCGATGTGATGCTGTTTCGGTTTAACGTGTAG
- a CDS encoding GDSL-type esterase/lipase family protein, producing the protein MASPLQTHPRLRSALHQLQGVPPWALLSLVMNGLLFITIVVMLRQLGQGGDAVLSQANAFAADPYVPVAPFEPSLGPRHNLDYEQWVALLAAEAEAVVAIDAPRQNILLGDSLTLWFPANMLPGRKTWINQAISGESSGGLRDRLYLLDQTDPEALFIMVGINDLIWGGSEADLVYNVRRMINYLRQTHPQARVVVQSILPHGGEAATWEGRDRLLTIPPDQIRTVNSQLKAVAIETGVDFLDLYPLFVNGDGYLRADLTTDGLHLNQNGYMVWRTALALINETEFQP; encoded by the coding sequence GTGGCATCACCGCTTCAAACCCATCCTCGGCTGCGCTCAGCGCTGCACCAGCTGCAGGGGGTACCGCCCTGGGCACTGCTGTCGCTGGTGATGAACGGGCTGCTGTTTATTACCATCGTGGTCATGCTGCGGCAGCTGGGCCAGGGTGGCGATGCGGTGCTGTCCCAGGCCAACGCCTTTGCCGCCGATCCCTACGTCCCGGTGGCCCCGTTTGAGCCCAGCCTGGGACCACGCCACAACCTCGACTACGAGCAGTGGGTGGCGCTGCTGGCGGCGGAGGCGGAGGCGGTGGTAGCCATCGATGCGCCGCGACAAAACATACTGCTGGGGGACTCACTGACCCTCTGGTTTCCGGCCAACATGCTGCCAGGCCGCAAAACCTGGATCAACCAGGCGATTTCGGGCGAAAGCTCGGGGGGGCTGCGCGATCGCCTCTACCTGCTCGACCAGACCGATCCCGAAGCCCTGTTCATCATGGTGGGCATCAACGACTTGATCTGGGGCGGTTCGGAGGCAGACCTGGTCTACAACGTGCGCCGGATGATCAACTACCTGCGCCAGACCCACCCCCAGGCGCGGGTGGTGGTGCAGTCAATTTTGCCCCACGGCGGCGAGGCAGCCACCTGGGAGGGGCGCGATCGCCTGCTGACCATTCCACCCGATCAAATTCGTACCGTCAACAGCCAGCTTAAGGCCGTCGCCATTGAAACCGGCGTCGATTTTCTCGATCTGTACCCGCTGTTTGTCAACGGCGACGGCTACCTGCGGGCCGACCTCACCACCGATGGGCTGCACCTTAACCAGAACGGCTACATGGTGTGGCGCACAGCCCTAGCCCTAATCAACGAAACCGAGTTTCAACCCTAG